GCATCCAGCGGGGTTGAAGGGTGACACGGGTCAGGTTCCGGTTGCTTTCCAGGATGTCGATTTCCCGGTAGACCGCTTCGATCTGCTGGCGATCCAAACCCCGGGACGTAACAAAGATACGCCCCACCGACGGTTCGCCGGCTGTTGGTTCCATGGCTTTTTGCACCGCTGCGTCGACCTCGCCGCCGACCGAAATAATATAAAACCGGACCCCCACAGCTTTCATCAGGGTGATGATGTTGACCAGGTTAGGCAAACCGCCGCGCCGTACATGGGCGCGCAGGGTCGGCTCGATACGGCCGTCGGTGAACAGGATGACGGCCATCCCCGTACCCAGCCCGGCGTTGCGGATTTTCTGGGGAATGTCGAGCAACGCACCCGGTTCGCCGAGAAGAAATTCGCGCATGCCGGCAATCTGCTCGACGCTCAGTCGGTTGTCCTCCGGCAGCATGGAAAAAAAAGCGGACAGGGAAAGCCAAACCGCTTCGGAGGCATTGGTGCCGCCGCCGGCTCCCAGTTCCCGATAGATGCGTGAGTGGTTTTTGCTTCGGACCAACGCAAGCTTGGCTTTGAGCAAATCCTTGTCAAACGTCAGCGGCGCCAGCAGTTTTGCATAGCTGGAAAAAGCCACCAGGCCGATGTAGTCTTCATGGCGGCGCATGTCGATAAAGGATTCAATGCCGTCCAGAGCCAGGTCGCCAAGGGTTTGACTGGAAAACCGGCTGACCGGTCGTTTCATGGATCCGGACAGGTCGAGGGCCAGAAACAGCCATTTCGATTCAATGAATTCTTCCACCGTTTCTTTCGAGTAGCCGGGGTTGACCAGACTCATAACCAGGCACAGGTAGACGAGGCCGAAAAGAATCCCGTTATAGTTGCGTTTCCAGAATCCGGGCCGCAGTTGCGCCATTTCCGGAAGGATGGCCGGAAATGGCAGCTTGCGTCGGGTGCGTCGTCGCAGCAGCAGAAACAGCGGCGCCAAAAGCAGCAACAGCAGGGCCAGGGGATATTGCAGTTCGAAATCAGGCATCAGCATGTCCCTGTGCGGGGGGGTAATCAGTCTTTTTGGGCATATTCCGGTTGCGGTTGTGCGAAGGCCTGCAACGCACCAAGCAGCAGGGCGGTACGGTCCGGCAGATCCTTCGGCAGGGGCGCGTCTGCACCGCGTGCAAGAATCTGATCGAACCCGGCGAGCAGTTCGGCGATCGACTGGCGGCATTCCATGGGCAGTTCGGCTTCGATGCGGCGGTAGAACGAAGCATGGCTGCCGCCGCGCTTGTCCGGATCCAGATCGGCGAATTCGGCCAGGTAGTGCTTCCATACGGTGCCCAAAGCGACATATTCCGACAAGCCCGGATGCTGCTGCGCGGCTATAACCGCTGATTGTACGGCAGCGTGACAGCGCGCCAGGGCATGGTTTTCCGGTTTTTGCGCGGCCAGGCGACGGTTGCGTCGCAGCAGGGCGGCAACAGTGGCGACCAGTCCGATAAGGAGTAATCCCGCCAGAAGAAGGAGTACGGCGTGGCGTTTGGCTTTCGACGCTTCGGCAGGATCGATGCCGGGCAGGGGCTCCGGGGGGACGACCTGCAGTTCGAAACCGCTGTGCCGCTCGGGGATCATGGCAGCGATGCGCACCGGCATTTCGTCGGTTTTTGTGCGTTGTACTTTGCTGCCGGGCGCGCCACTGTCGGTGTAGTAGACCGGAATGCCGGGAATGCTGAATTCACCCGTGGCGTAAATTTTGAGTTGGCCGGTGATGCGAATGGGGCTGCGGTTCAGATCGATAGAGCTTAAGGGCACATCGTAGTGAATGTCGTACAGATTGTGGAAAATACCTGCCGGTTTGAGATTGAGGTTGGCAATGGTGCTCGATTCGATCTTGATCCGGTCGGTGAAACGGATCTCAAAGGTAAAAGGAATGGCCGAGCCGGGCGTGGCACCGTTCAGTCCGAGATCAAAACGCACCCCGATCGGGGGGACCAGGGGCATCAGCAGCGGCCTGGCCTGCGCTACGCGGATATCGTCCGCCAGCAGATTGGCTGCCTGCCAGACACTCCGGCGGCAAGGGTCGATGGAGATCTGCTGCCGGTTGGCGGTGACGGCTTCATCGGTCG
This DNA window, taken from Syntrophotalea carbinolica DSM 2380, encodes the following:
- a CDS encoding vWA domain-containing protein; its protein translation is MPDFELQYPLALLLLLLAPLFLLLRRRTRRKLPFPAILPEMAQLRPGFWKRNYNGILFGLVYLCLVMSLVNPGYSKETVEEFIESKWLFLALDLSGSMKRPVSRFSSQTLGDLALDGIESFIDMRRHEDYIGLVAFSSYAKLLAPLTFDKDLLKAKLALVRSKNHSRIYRELGAGGGTNASEAVWLSLSAFFSMLPEDNRLSVEQIAGMREFLLGEPGALLDIPQKIRNAGLGTGMAVILFTDGRIEPTLRAHVRRGGLPNLVNIITLMKAVGVRFYIISVGGEVDAAVQKAMEPTAGEPSVGRIFVTSRGLDRQQIEAVYREIDILESNRNLTRVTLQPRWMRPSLALLGFGLMVLHLLLRSLPALRKL